The following proteins come from a genomic window of Miscanthus floridulus cultivar M001 chromosome 2, ASM1932011v1, whole genome shotgun sequence:
- the LOC136539867 gene encoding ATP-dependent Clp protease proteolytic subunit-related protein 3, chloroplastic-like, which produces MTSASTFLSLRLPTPSPSHAAFSPSVPPPLLRQARGGVASSALVARAAGPAGAAGAPSPLFNPRGDPFLSALAAASPEDLAAAAGGERRGEDHLPFLEIFQNAKLMASPAQVERSSSSYSQHRPRRPPPDLPSLLLHGRIVFIGMPLVPAVTELIVAQLMYLEWINSKEPVYIYINSTGTARDDGEPVGMESEGFAIYDAMMRMKTEIHTLCIGAAAGHACLVLASGKKGKRYMFPHAKAMIQQPRIPSYGMMQASDVVIRAKEVVHNRNTLVKLLARHTGNPPEKIDKVMRGPFYMDSLKAKEFGVIDKILWRGQEKYMADMLSPDEWDKVAGVRRPDPM; this is translated from the exons ATGACATCCGCCTCCACCTTCCTCTCTCTGCGCCTGCCCACTCCATCTCCCTCCCACGCCGCTTTCTCCCCTTCCGTCCCCCCGCCTCTGCTCCGGCAGGCGCGTGGCGGCGTGGCGTCCTCGGCGCTGGTGGCGCGGGCGGCAGGGCCAGCGGGAGCGGCGGGGGCTCCGTCTCCGCTATTCAACCCCCGGGGAGACCCGTTCCTGTCCGCCCTCGCAGCCGCCTCACCGGAGGACCTTGCGGCCGCCGCTGGTGGCGAGCGCCGTGGAGAGGACCACCTGCCGTTCCTCGAGATCTTCCAGAACGCCAAGCTCATGGCCTCGCCCGCGCAG GTGGAACGGTCTAGCAGCTCATACAGTCAGCACAGGCCTAGAAGGCCTCCTCCAGATTTGCCTTCATTGCTTCTTCATGGTCGAATTGTTTTTATTGGCATGCCG TTGGTACCAGCAGTGACTGAGCTCATTGTTGCCCAGTTGATGTACCTTGAATGGATCAACAGTAAAGAACCTGTTTATATATACATCAACTCAACTGGAACGGCTCGCGATGATGGTGAACCG GTCGGGATGGAGAGCGAAGGTTTTGCAATCTATGATGCAATGATGCGTATGAAAACTGAG ATCCACACACTTTGTATAGGAGCTGCAGCAGGTCATGCATGTCTTGTGCTTGCGTCTGGAAAAAAAGGCAAACGCTATATGTTCCCTCATGCCAAAG CTATGATTCAGCAACCACGTATTCCTTCTTATGGGATGATGCAAGCATCAGATGTTGTTATTCGTGCAAAAGAG GTTGTGCACAACAGGAACACGTTGGTCAAACTTTTGGCAAGGCATACTGGAAAT CCACCAGAGAAGATAGACAAGGTAATGAGAGGACCATTTTACATGGATTCCTTGAAGGCAAAGGAGTTTGGGGTCATCGACAAG ATCCTTTGGCGCGGTCAGGAGAAGTACATGGCTGACATGCTCTCCCCAGATGAGTGGGACAAAGTTGCCGGAGTCAGACGTCCTGATCCAATGTGA